A genomic segment from Lignipirellula cremea encodes:
- a CDS encoding IS1380 family transposase, translating into MQRRIDPQNGSGQSPMIVPEKIVYELADRQQAIAAGGLGSVVQTARRLDLRQAINNSITLLKLHRPYDEADHVLNIALNLLAGGGCLEHLEDRRCDEAYLNALGAERIPDPTTAGDFCRRFQEIDILRLMNGFNQVRERVWKEQPDAFFDCAIIEADGTQVQTSAEKKQGIGINYKGEWGYHPLVVTLANTREPLFIVNRSGNRPSHENAAFFFDLAVERCRKAGFRNVVLRGDTDFALTENFDRWSEQNVEFVFGIDAMPKLVGIAKTLAETEWKTLHRRKHKPHSSRATRPRCKEQIVEQNGYLNKQLVSEQIAEFDYQPGKCSRSYRVIALQKEVQQKRGQLRLFDHEAPVYFFYITNAVKSPKPARQVLRDANSRCNQENDIAQLKQCALSAPLDNLLSNWAYMVIASLAWSLKAWAALSIQPAGNGESRAEQTCQKAALLAMDFTTFRDRVLMVPAQIIRGGRQIIYRLLSYRPTLDYLLLIVRNVHRPLRC; encoded by the coding sequence ATGCAGCGCAGGATTGATCCCCAGAACGGGTCCGGCCAGTCGCCGATGATCGTTCCCGAGAAAATCGTTTACGAACTGGCCGACCGGCAACAAGCGATCGCCGCCGGAGGTTTGGGCTCCGTGGTGCAGACGGCCCGGCGGCTGGACTTGCGGCAGGCGATCAACAATTCGATCACGCTGCTCAAGTTGCATCGTCCGTACGATGAGGCCGATCATGTGCTCAACATCGCGCTGAACCTGCTGGCCGGCGGCGGTTGCCTGGAGCATCTCGAAGACCGCCGTTGCGACGAGGCGTATCTCAACGCACTCGGCGCGGAGCGGATTCCCGATCCGACGACTGCTGGCGACTTCTGCCGCCGCTTTCAAGAGATAGATATCCTGCGGTTGATGAATGGCTTCAATCAGGTCCGCGAGCGGGTCTGGAAAGAGCAGCCCGACGCGTTCTTCGACTGCGCCATCATCGAGGCCGACGGCACCCAGGTGCAGACCTCGGCCGAGAAGAAACAGGGCATCGGCATCAACTATAAAGGGGAGTGGGGCTATCATCCGCTGGTCGTCACGCTGGCCAACACCCGCGAGCCGCTGTTCATCGTCAACCGCAGCGGCAATCGTCCCAGCCATGAAAACGCCGCGTTCTTCTTCGACCTGGCGGTTGAGCGCTGCCGCAAAGCGGGCTTCCGCAATGTGGTCCTGCGGGGCGACACGGACTTCGCCCTGACGGAGAACTTCGATCGCTGGAGCGAGCAGAACGTTGAGTTTGTGTTCGGCATCGACGCCATGCCCAAGCTGGTCGGAATCGCGAAAACCCTCGCAGAAACCGAGTGGAAAACGCTTCACCGCCGCAAACACAAACCGCACTCAAGTCGCGCCACACGGCCGCGTTGTAAAGAACAAATCGTCGAGCAGAACGGCTACCTCAACAAGCAGCTCGTCTCCGAGCAGATCGCCGAGTTCGACTATCAGCCGGGCAAGTGCAGCCGCTCTTACCGCGTGATCGCGCTCCAGAAGGAAGTGCAGCAGAAGCGGGGCCAGTTGCGACTGTTCGATCACGAGGCGCCTGTGTACTTCTTCTATATCACCAACGCCGTGAAGTCCCCCAAGCCGGCTCGGCAGGTGTTGCGGGATGCGAACTCGCGCTGCAATCAAGAGAACGACATCGCGCAGCTCAAGCAGTGTGCGTTGTCGGCGCCGCTGGACAACCTGCTGAGCAACTGGGCGTACATGGTAATCGCCTCGCTGGCCTGGAGCTTGAAAGCCTGGGCGGCGCTGAGTATCCAGCCAGCGGGTAACGGCGAGTCGAGGGCGGAGCAAACGTGCCAGAAGGCCGCGCTGCTGGCGATGGACTTCACGACGTTTCGCGACCGGGTGCTGATGGTTCCCGCGCAGATCATTCGCGGCGGACGGCAGATCATCTATCGGCTGCTGAGCTATCGTCCGACGCTGGACTACCTACTGTTGATCGTGCGAAACGTCCATCGCCCGCTCCGCTGTTGA
- a CDS encoding HzsA-related protein — protein MLPCRQVRERRWNPLPLLTWCVAAMAASVLLIAASDASAQVEQPPIVLNISPPHVLTDKSIKYDYDIVYVRAPRRTDGKEIRWAEFSKPNLMELGADLMLLHPDGSEELLVSGQDGSVMDPYVSFDGEWVFYAKFIDVKHSGSDIYKLHVPSRKIVRLTDQTFTPNTGAAPWSKDFRTRSQGDGTTAMSYGVFNLGPCPVPGGKLMFTSNRNAHVPPRGYPPVTLQLFRMDDDGANCEQVGFINIACALHPVILRDGRVLFSTLESHGIHSSILWGIWSIHPDGTNWSPVISAFENGGAPSGYHFQTQLSDGSIIIEKYYNQNQKGFGTLFKLPETPPAGVSAFGPGDRNDERNKVRFIDVRGKEAVHAVPFSPAGMELITPWIFWQDNPSYASISNDENSPRIGKVTHPCGAPDNHLLVAWTLGPIGGSAGAVRPYMNPMQIDSGICLIRNGAVTRQPGDMLMIKNDPRYNEQWPRPLVSYERLYGVKEPQQRIHQNDGERYRQLPEGTPFGLVGTSSMYKRESAPGGVVPEGSVTAVVPTKNPNSWSWSSWSTNWGLQGADAGLYDNDEIHAIRIVAQEPRTDITGNRGRPLYASHGLERLRILGEIPVRKFGSDSQPLDPDGNPDTSFLAKIPADQSFTFQLVNKEGMTLTAAQTWHQVRPGEARYDCGGCHAHSQQPTPFELTAAALPDYKLFDLTAQTPLLADKSRDESKRRWDSDDETGLRFADSAVVNVEYRRDVRPILERSCVACHTHTADSPPAGLVLDDDHLGTQGAFGHDAGPDVPVPNTYFRLASWKRYTQPRVGELVMPQAASHYVTKYQSRRSLLIWKIYGRRLDGFTNDSFPSLRTVGDLKSLVGPGDQPIEKLDYHDDKALLDFTRRYTIDQDFTGSVMPPPAAVKAGKVKPLSDEDRRTLVRWIDLGCPIDVDPQYDPAQPNSRSYGWLGDDQRPTLVLTSPHAGRNESLTRILIGMTDAYTGLDPATFTVTADVALDGVPAGENLSEKFTPLADSRWEWRLQTPLAPGTSATLSVAVKDRQGNVSRIERRFSVGKE, from the coding sequence ATGTTGCCTTGTCGACAAGTCCGTGAACGCCGCTGGAATCCGCTGCCGCTTCTGACGTGGTGCGTAGCTGCCATGGCCGCCAGCGTGCTGCTGATCGCCGCCTCCGACGCGTCCGCCCAGGTGGAGCAGCCGCCGATTGTCTTGAACATCAGTCCGCCGCACGTCTTGACCGATAAGTCGATCAAGTACGACTATGACATCGTCTACGTCCGGGCACCGCGGCGCACCGACGGCAAAGAAATTCGCTGGGCCGAGTTCTCGAAGCCCAACCTGATGGAACTCGGCGCGGACTTGATGCTGCTGCATCCGGATGGGAGCGAGGAACTGCTCGTCAGCGGCCAGGACGGGTCGGTGATGGACCCGTACGTGTCGTTCGACGGCGAGTGGGTTTTCTACGCGAAGTTCATCGACGTGAAACACAGCGGCTCGGATATCTACAAGCTGCACGTGCCGTCGCGGAAGATCGTCCGGCTTACCGACCAGACGTTCACGCCGAACACCGGGGCCGCGCCGTGGTCGAAAGACTTTCGGACGCGCTCGCAGGGAGACGGAACGACGGCGATGAGCTACGGCGTGTTCAATCTGGGTCCCTGCCCGGTCCCGGGCGGCAAGCTGATGTTCACCAGCAACCGGAACGCCCATGTGCCGCCGCGGGGCTACCCGCCCGTCACGTTGCAACTCTTTCGGATGGACGACGACGGGGCGAATTGCGAGCAGGTCGGATTCATTAACATCGCCTGTGCTTTGCACCCCGTGATCCTGCGCGACGGGCGGGTGCTGTTCAGCACGCTCGAATCCCACGGCATCCACAGCTCGATTCTGTGGGGCATCTGGAGCATTCACCCCGACGGCACCAACTGGTCGCCGGTGATCAGTGCGTTCGAGAACGGCGGCGCGCCGAGCGGCTATCACTTTCAAACGCAGCTCTCTGACGGCTCGATCATCATCGAAAAATACTACAACCAGAATCAGAAGGGCTTCGGTACGCTGTTCAAGCTGCCGGAAACGCCGCCGGCCGGGGTCTCCGCGTTTGGCCCCGGCGATCGGAACGACGAACGAAACAAGGTCCGTTTCATCGACGTCCGTGGCAAAGAGGCCGTCCACGCGGTGCCGTTTTCGCCCGCCGGCATGGAGTTGATCACGCCCTGGATTTTCTGGCAGGACAACCCTTCGTATGCGTCGATCTCGAACGACGAGAATTCGCCGCGCATCGGCAAGGTGACGCATCCGTGTGGGGCTCCAGACAACCATCTGCTGGTGGCCTGGACGCTGGGGCCGATCGGCGGCTCGGCCGGCGCGGTGCGGCCGTACATGAACCCGATGCAGATCGATTCCGGCATCTGCCTCATTCGTAACGGTGCGGTCACGCGGCAGCCCGGCGATATGCTCATGATCAAGAACGATCCCCGCTACAACGAGCAATGGCCGCGTCCGCTGGTCTCCTACGAACGGCTTTATGGCGTGAAGGAGCCCCAGCAGCGGATTCACCAGAACGATGGCGAGCGTTATCGCCAGTTGCCGGAAGGGACGCCGTTTGGGCTCGTCGGCACATCGAGCATGTACAAACGCGAGAGCGCTCCTGGCGGCGTGGTGCCCGAGGGTAGCGTGACGGCCGTGGTTCCGACGAAGAACCCCAATTCGTGGTCGTGGTCGAGCTGGTCGACCAACTGGGGCCTGCAAGGCGCTGACGCCGGCTTGTACGACAACGACGAAATCCATGCGATTCGCATCGTCGCCCAGGAGCCGCGGACCGACATCACCGGCAATCGCGGCCGGCCGCTCTACGCCAGCCACGGACTGGAACGGCTGCGAATCCTGGGAGAAATCCCGGTTCGGAAGTTCGGCAGCGACTCGCAACCCCTCGATCCCGACGGCAATCCCGACACCAGCTTCCTCGCCAAAATTCCGGCCGATCAGTCGTTTACCTTTCAGCTCGTCAACAAAGAAGGAATGACGCTGACCGCCGCTCAGACCTGGCACCAGGTTCGTCCGGGCGAAGCGCGGTACGACTGCGGCGGCTGTCACGCACACAGCCAGCAGCCGACGCCGTTCGAACTGACCGCGGCGGCGCTGCCCGACTACAAGCTCTTCGACCTCACCGCCCAGACGCCGCTGCTGGCGGACAAGTCCCGTGACGAATCGAAACGCCGCTGGGACTCCGACGACGAAACGGGCTTACGATTCGCCGACAGCGCGGTGGTCAACGTCGAGTACCGGCGCGATGTGCGACCGATCCTGGAACGCAGCTGCGTCGCCTGCCACACCCATACGGCCGACTCGCCGCCCGCGGGGCTGGTGCTGGACGACGACCACCTTGGTACGCAAGGGGCGTTTGGCCATGACGCCGGTCCCGACGTGCCCGTGCCCAACACGTATTTCCGGCTCGCCTCCTGGAAGCGCTACACCCAGCCGCGCGTCGGCGAGCTAGTCATGCCGCAAGCGGCCAGCCATTACGTCACCAAATACCAATCCCGGCGTAGCCTGTTGATCTGGAAGATTTACGGCCGCCGGCTCGACGGCTTCACGAACGACAGTTTTCCTTCGCTCCGCACGGTGGGTGATTTGAAATCTCTGGTCGGCCCCGGCGACCAGCCGATCGAGAAGCTCGATTACCACGACGACAAGGCACTGCTCGACTTCACGCGCCGTTATACGATCGACCAGGACTTCACCGGGAGCGTCATGCCGCCGCCCGCGGCCGTGAAAGCGGGCAAGGTCAAGCCGCTGTCCGACGAAGACCGCCGCACGCTGGTCCGCTGGATCGACCTCGGCTGCCCGATCGACGTCGATCCCCAATACGACCCGGCTCAGCCGAACTCTCGCAGCTATGGCTGGCTCGGCGACGACCAGCGTCCGACGCTGGTCCTCACCTCGCCCCACGCCGGCCGCAACGAGTCGCTGACGCGCATTCTGATTGGCATGACCGACGCCTATACGGGCCTCGATCCGGCCACGTTCACCGTCACGGCCGACGTGGCGCTCGACGGCGTGCCTGCGGGCGAAAACCTATCCGAGAAATTCACTCCGCTGGCCGACAGCCGCTGGGAATGGCGGCTCCAGACGCCGCTGGCCCCGGGCACATCGGCCACACTCTCCGTCGCGGTGAAGGACCGGCAAGGCAACGTGAGCCGGATCGAACGCCGGTTCTCGGTCGGCAAGGAGTGA
- a CDS encoding tetratricopeptide repeat protein codes for MFTKTAKKSEIFEHWKWIALSFIAGVLAVALTASTAAGGEPTPQALPEEMTESALPMPVMPLMDQRETLASPEEEYQTCLHLWLALAQHEQGAYGEAVATWRTLALPPRTHVWRELAISAALLEQHRYAEAAKLLEVVTHEHPQNPVGFYLLGVAQTEHGLAPPRFDALQSFERAITLADTRHDDSLVPHNWGEIADPQGAYMPIAPPSVSHLLGSLGIDNLPIQAMFQAARLQLHWGEFEIAEERLDRATEAGIDTLSEYRTLEQKLEAEGRTLDAVRVRIKVMKWELNDMQRQAYVPQQFFVR; via the coding sequence ATGTTTACGAAAACCGCCAAAAAATCGGAAATATTCGAACACTGGAAGTGGATAGCTCTTTCCTTCATCGCAGGAGTGCTCGCCGTCGCGTTGACCGCGTCGACCGCCGCGGGAGGAGAGCCTACGCCGCAGGCTCTGCCTGAGGAAATGACGGAGAGCGCCCTGCCGATGCCTGTCATGCCGCTGATGGATCAGCGCGAAACGCTCGCTTCCCCGGAGGAAGAGTATCAGACTTGCCTCCATTTATGGCTGGCGCTCGCCCAGCATGAACAGGGCGCTTACGGCGAGGCTGTGGCGACGTGGCGAACTCTGGCTTTGCCTCCACGCACGCACGTTTGGCGAGAACTGGCGATCAGCGCAGCGTTGCTGGAGCAGCACCGTTATGCGGAAGCCGCGAAACTGCTGGAGGTCGTCACGCATGAGCATCCGCAGAATCCCGTGGGTTTCTATCTGTTAGGCGTCGCTCAAACGGAACACGGTCTGGCTCCTCCCCGGTTCGACGCGTTGCAGTCCTTTGAACGAGCCATCACCCTGGCAGACACCCGACACGATGACTCGCTGGTCCCGCATAACTGGGGAGAAATTGCCGATCCACAAGGCGCCTATATGCCGATCGCTCCGCCTTCGGTCAGCCACCTGCTGGGATCGCTCGGCATCGACAACCTGCCCATCCAGGCGATGTTCCAGGCCGCGCGACTCCAACTGCATTGGGGCGAATTTGAGATCGCCGAAGAGCGTCTGGATCGAGCGACAGAAGCAGGCATCGACACGTTGAGCGAGTATCGCACCTTGGAGCAAAAGCTCGAAGCGGAAGGGCGCACGCTCGACGCGGTTCGCGTTCGCATCAAAGTGATGAAATGGGAACTGAACGACATGCAACGTCAAGCCTACGTGCCGCAGCAATTCTTTGTCCGGTAA
- a CDS encoding RNA polymerase sigma factor, with protein sequence MDTTSVSLLRRLQQPHEETAWQRFVDLYAPLVFHWGKRQGLKVEDAADLVQEVMATLVEKLPQFQYDPQRRFRGWLRTITRNKANDLHRRNKALPQTGREESLQNASAAEGDLFEEVEYRGYLVERAMRLMQAEFHDHVWQACWKLVVEGRTGAETARELNISPNMVYLAKSRVLGRLREELDGLID encoded by the coding sequence ATGGACACCACTTCGGTTAGTCTGTTGCGGCGGCTGCAACAACCTCACGAAGAGACAGCCTGGCAGCGGTTTGTGGATCTGTATGCGCCGCTCGTGTTTCATTGGGGCAAGAGACAAGGGCTGAAAGTGGAGGACGCCGCCGATCTGGTGCAAGAGGTGATGGCGACGCTGGTCGAGAAACTGCCCCAGTTCCAATATGACCCGCAGCGTCGTTTCCGCGGCTGGCTGCGGACCATCACCCGCAACAAAGCGAATGACTTGCACCGGCGGAACAAAGCTCTACCGCAAACCGGCCGTGAGGAATCGTTGCAGAACGCCTCGGCGGCGGAGGGTGATCTGTTCGAGGAGGTCGAGTACCGCGGCTATCTGGTGGAACGGGCGATGCGACTGATGCAGGCCGAATTCCACGACCACGTCTGGCAGGCTTGCTGGAAATTGGTGGTCGAAGGTCGAACCGGCGCGGAGACGGCCCGTGAACTGAATATTTCCCCAAACATGGTCTATTTGGCTAAGTCTCGCGTGCTTGGGCGTTTACGCGAAGAGCTGGACGGCTTGATCGACTAG
- a CDS encoding anti-sigma factor, producing MKSPDCPDLNTLEVLLLGKLPAAEREKLGEHLLHCDACAAAAETINTTDSLVEALRTSRPLERAGFRRRLRADIPGDPSPNPSADIGIRTGGRRPGRHIAGVLR from the coding sequence ATGAAGTCTCCCGACTGTCCTGACTTGAACACCTTAGAAGTCCTGCTGCTCGGCAAACTGCCTGCCGCCGAACGCGAGAAGCTAGGGGAGCATCTACTACACTGCGATGCTTGTGCAGCGGCGGCTGAGACCATCAACACCACCGACTCGCTTGTCGAAGCCCTGCGGACCAGTCGCCCCCTGGAACGGGCAGGCTTTCGTCGGCGATTACGCGCTGACATTCCTGGCGATCCCAGCCCCAATCCATCAGCGGATATTGGTATTCGTACTGGGGGTCGTCGCCCCGGTCGCCATATCGCCGGCGTTCTTCGCTAG
- a CDS encoding nucleoside hydrolase — protein MTSLLDEPRAHHTASPSDRLRTTMAAARLSFTWLGVRKSLNSQQKNQAADSFGAEGKFLSAGKKLLDTSHPAFKAVTAIRGRAVAYWKGVSLPYPEPGVRLIRQDAIARFDEQIAAFGEELDDAVAELDRHYDELRAAARDRLGDLFDNGDYPATLVGLFGIEHDYPSVEPPDYLRQLSPALYEQECRRVQSRFDQAVQLAEAAFMEELARLVEHLTERLGGQEDGKPKVFRDSAVDNMTQFFERFRALNVRSNEQLDELVTRAQGIVSGVAPQALRDSGELRQQIATQLATVQSSLDGLLVDRPRRNILRRPR, from the coding sequence ATGACCTCATTGTTGGATGAACCTCGCGCCCATCACACTGCCTCGCCGAGCGACCGACTCCGCACCACCATGGCCGCCGCCCGGCTGAGCTTCACCTGGCTCGGTGTCCGCAAGTCGCTCAACTCGCAGCAGAAGAACCAGGCTGCCGACTCGTTCGGGGCCGAAGGCAAGTTTCTCTCGGCCGGCAAGAAGCTGCTGGATACGTCGCACCCGGCGTTCAAGGCCGTAACGGCGATCCGGGGTAGGGCCGTCGCGTACTGGAAAGGCGTGTCGCTGCCGTACCCCGAGCCGGGCGTGCGGCTGATCCGGCAGGATGCGATTGCCCGCTTCGATGAGCAGATCGCCGCCTTTGGCGAAGAGCTGGACGACGCCGTCGCTGAACTGGATCGGCATTACGACGAGCTGCGGGCGGCGGCTCGGGATCGGCTCGGCGATCTGTTCGACAACGGCGATTACCCGGCGACGTTGGTGGGACTGTTTGGCATCGAGCATGACTACCCCAGCGTCGAACCGCCGGACTATTTGCGGCAGTTGAGCCCGGCGCTTTACGAACAGGAATGTCGCCGGGTGCAGTCGCGTTTCGACCAGGCCGTGCAGCTGGCCGAAGCGGCGTTCATGGAAGAGCTGGCCAGGCTGGTCGAGCATCTGACCGAACGGCTCGGCGGTCAGGAAGACGGCAAGCCCAAAGTCTTTCGCGACTCGGCCGTCGACAACATGACGCAGTTTTTCGAGCGGTTTAGGGCGCTGAACGTCCGTTCCAACGAACAGCTCGACGAACTCGTCACCCGGGCGCAAGGCATCGTCAGCGGCGTCGCCCCGCAAGCGCTGCGCGATAGCGGAGAACTGCGGCAGCAGATCGCCACCCAGCTGGCGACGGTGCAGTCGTCCCTGGACGGCTTGCTGGTCGATCGTCCCCGCCGCAACATTCTGCGGCGACCTCGATAA